A stretch of the Nicotiana tabacum cultivar K326 chromosome 6, ASM71507v2, whole genome shotgun sequence genome encodes the following:
- the LOC142181587 gene encoding uncharacterized protein LOC142181587, which translates to MFDSSIVASIASSASSAAAARRAIGSKPLRRHCFVVNQADHAAASSSQLLPVSAIDAAISAPSPAARRALLPLRHDQHCCSRFCYCVAAIPSLLPSFSRLAMASTVHATVAASSLHILRENPPKHTPTAAAHVSAMDEQALMLPWPDADCCSFLSIFFVYSSLFRIGIYLKIHVMKSFNMASK; encoded by the exons ATGTTCGATTCCTCCATTGTCGCTTCTATTGCATCGTCTGCTTCTTCTGCTGCTGCTGCACGTCGAGCAATTGGTTCGAAGCCACTCCGTCGCCACTGTTTTGTCGTCAACCAAGCAGACCACGCTGCTGCTTCTTCGTCGCAGCTGCTGCCCGTGTCCGCCATTGACGCAGCCATTTCTGCTCCTTCACCTGCTGCTCGACGTGCGCTGCTGCCTCTTCGCCATGACCAGCACTGCTGTTCACGTTTTTGTTACTGTGTTGCTGCTATTCCGTCGCTGCTGCCTTCCTTCTCGCGTCTAGCCATGGCTTCTACTGTTCACGCAACTGTGGCTGCATCGTCACTTCATATTCTTCGCGAAAACCCTCCCAAACACACCCCAactgctgctgctcacgtttcCGCCATGGACGAGCAAGCTTTGATGCTGCCATGGCCAGATGCGGACTGCTGCTCCTTCCTCTCCATCTTCTTCGTTTATTCGTCGTTGTTTCgaatcg gtatatatctgaaaattcatgtcatgaaaagcttcaacatggcaagtaaatga